taatttctaaataaataaataaataaatgaatgaatgcagtctcccggtgagcaggccaacactgccctgctgtggcgaggaacccaaactccaatgattgattaatggagaaaaaaacctcgggagaaaccaggctcaaccgggagggccagatcccctctgaggtgtcatagctgcactcagactggtgacatgtgattttagtttagcatttaataccaaatattgtaacttcagcattaataagacaaatagtccgtctttgctcttggttggggatgtagtggtctgagctgggatggtccgatggtcatatttctcttggcagctggtggaattgccttagatggagctgggatggtcagtcagtctgcagctgtatctggtgtaatctcaaattggggatgggcatctgtcggtcgtctggacatggtggaacttcttcctacctcgggatgggcatgggcatctgtcggtcgtctggacatggtggaacttcttcctacctcgggatgggcatggggatgggcatctgtcggtcgtctggacatggtggaacttcttcctacctcgggatgggcatcccgaggcagaggcggaaagagaataaagagaataattagcgtagctgctgttcattaactatgcattaagtgaaagcttggctgaaaagatgtgtctttaatctagatataaattgggagagtgtgtctgaccctcgaaaagtatcaggaaggctattccagagtttaggtgctacgtatgagaaagcttgtccacctttggtggattttgttattctaggtattgtcaaaagtcctaagttttgagatctcagcgagcgtgatgggttgtaacgtgataaaagctcggttaagtaagtaggtgctaaaccgttcagggctttgtaagtaattaaaataattttaaaatcaatgcgatacttaatgggtagccagtgaagcgatgataaaactggggttatgtgatcgtattttcttgacctagtaagaactctggcagctgcattctgaactaactgtagtttgtttatcgatgatacaggacaaccgctaagtagagcattacaatagtcaagccgtgaggtcacaaatgcatgaataagcttttctgcgtctgcgtctgcaacacataaactatttcgtaatttggcaacatttctaaggtggaagaaggctgtttttgtgatatttgagatgtgatttttaaatgacaggttgccgtctaatatatagcctaggtctttaactgtatttgttggagtaacagtgcagctttcaatttgcaggctgtaatcggagatattcggtttacttaattttggtgctataagtaatatttctgttttgctagagtttaaattactaggaggaaattactagtcatccaatgttttatgtcctcgatgcactctgccagtttggatagcttaaaggaatcatctggtcttgatgagatatatagctgagtatcatctgcataacagtggaagctaattccatgttttctaataatgttgccgaggggcagcatgtatatggagaaaagcaagggtcctaaaaccgatccctgaggtaatccataattgacttgcgtaagatttgacgatttcacatttaaatggacgtattgatatcggtctgttaagtaagatctgaaccattgcagtgcctgtccctgaataccgatataatggtgtaaacgatctagtagtattttatggtctacagtatcgaaagcagcactaaggtcaagcaggactaagagtgagatgtttcctttatctgaagcaataagaaggtcatttgtaattctaacgagcgcagtttcagtgctgtgatgcggtctaaagccagactgaaacttttcgtgcatgtcattattttgtaggaaggtacacagttgagttgacactactttttctagtatttatgacaagtacgggagatttgaaatcggtctatagcttccaagttcatttgggtctaaatttgtttttttgataagaggcttaattacagccagtttaaagggtcctgggacatgtcctagattaatagacgagttgattatgttacaaatgggctcaattacagcaggtagtaactcttttaatagagtagtcggaatggggtctaataagcatgtcgtcggtttggatgttgcaataattttaattaaatcttcctgatttataggagaaaaacactctagcttttctttttgggtgacggttgaaactaattcttccgacaaacttggaggtttggttttagctatgttgtctcgtattatttcgattttctcggtaaaaaatttcatgaattcattgctaccaaggtgcggcggaatacccaggtcaggtggagtctgtttgtttgttaatttagcaattgtactaaataaaaaccttggattgtttttgttattttctatgaggttacggaagtgctcggcttttgctgcttttagtgcctttttgtaacagcttgcactctctttccatgcaattttaaagacctctaattgggtttgtttccattttcggtcccgtttacgcgtttctctttttagggcgcgagtggtgttatcataccatggtgctatgttcttttcatttatcctttttgacttcataggtgcgaccgcttctaatgtattagagaaaatagtgcccatgttgctggtcatgtcatcgagcaattttatattcgttggaaaggttattagagaagtcagatctggcaagttctttacgaaactatctttagtagttgaggtgattgttctaccttgtcgataacgagatatacaactgatttctgcagtgcgcagtgtacatattataagatggtgatcggaaacatcgtcgctttgaggtataatatcgataatggttagatcggctccgtgagatataatcaagtctagggtatgattaaggcgatgagtaggtctattgatgtattgtgttacaccacaagagtctagtagttctttaaacgccacagctaatggatcgttagcactgtctacgtggatattaaaatctccaacaatcagtactttatcgacgttaaccaatagatccgataagaagtctgcgaactctatcagaaaattagtgtaaggcccagggggtctatacacagtaaccaatgtaagagagaccaatgattttttacttttgtttggaactgttatgttcaacgcaagcatttcaaatgatttaaatgtatgcattgttctccgagtaactgtaagaaagtctctaaagattgttgcgacaccaccacctcgaccaaccggacgtggctcatgaatataaccgtagcttggaggagtagactcatttagaccaaaataatcatttggcttaagccaggtttcagtgaggcaaagtatatcaaaactgttgtctgtgatcatttcatttacaataactgcttttggatttagtgatctaatattaagtagcccaaactttaggcgttggttttgctcattaaatatattgtcttttggttgaATCATGATAAGAtatttctctgacttttaaataaattattatttggttgtattattcgggggacagtcacagtctctatgcatttgaaagcagtaacattcttaacagttgggtgagaagaacacagactgtagttaaaatttgtacttactagtcaaatggtgcgtagcgtctttgagatgttgtcagacagaatttccgctccaatgctgctggggtgcagcccgtcggggcagaaaagcctaggtcgctcccagaacagatcaaaattatttacaaagagcagcttctgttcaatacaccatgacattaaccaattattaagcataaatagtctactgaacttttcattccctcgtcggtaagtaggaagctgatacgatgatcctcgccgtgggcgatgcgttgcgaacagtatcgaccagactcctgaagtccctcttcaggatctccgactgccgcattctcacatcattcacccccgcgtgcagaactacggctcctactttagcatcctccttcagaatcgcagttacctgcgcagacacatcgagaacacgggcgccaggaaaacagtgagtgcgcaccttaccttcattgaaggaggcgcatacgttccggacgattgagtctccgatgaccacagcgttggatttcgtctcgcagagggcggcaaagcgatttctcgtagaaatctcgaagaccggtcgcggcggtgggggagaggtcatcgcaccggtcctggatttcgccttccgccgtgtgtgtgcaggtgcaggagtgaagttcatttcggctcgtcgtcaTCTTGAAGCCTGGgttctgtgcatagaaacacacggagtagaaatgataggagtattacaatcacgtcgaacacttaccacagctttgcgagcgtcagcccgggatgtttccatcgccgttttacgttctcgcagacatgtttgcctctcgagtagatcgtggatctgcttctccaatacttccagttctgactgaagtgcgaagaaagattcatcatctgcactcaaaggtaacgttaaacacatatctgaatcattagccattagtggtgtcataatgagaacagtgagttaagcagtaaaggcaatattcacaaactaaaggctgggaatgctaacagcctgagtgctaatagcgaatgatcgtataaaacaaatctatctgtgcgttatatgacgatatttggtatgggttacacttaaggataggtttaaccctctgtgagttatcaatttacaatataaatattaagaaataacaggaataaacgatatatttagaaaaagtttga
The sequence above is drawn from the Triplophysa dalaica isolate WHDGS20190420 chromosome 15, ASM1584641v1, whole genome shotgun sequence genome and encodes:
- the LOC130436678 gene encoding uncharacterized protein LOC130436678, producing the protein MIQPKDNIFNEQNQRLKFGLLNIRSLNPKAVIVNEMITDNSFDILCLTETWLKPNDYFGLNESTPPSYGYIHEPRPVGRGGGVATIFRDFLTVTRRTMHTFKSFEMLALNITVPNKSKKSLVSLTLVTVYRPPGPYTNFLIEFADFLSDLLVNVDKVLIVGDFNIHVDSANDPLAVAFKELLDSCGVTQYINRPTHRLNHTLDLIISHGADLTIIDIIPQSDDVSDHHLIICTLRTAEISCISRYRQGRTITSTTKDSFVKNLPDLTSLITFPTNIKLLDDMTSNMGTIFSNTLEAVAPMKSKRINEKNIAPWYDNTTRALKRETRKRDRKWKQTQLEVFKIAWKESASCYKKALKAAKAEHFRNLIENNKNNPRFLFSTIAKLTNKQTPPDLGIPPHLGSNEFMKFFTEKIEIIRDNIAKTKPPSLSEELVSTVTQKEKLECFSPINQEDLIKIIATSKPTTCLLDPIPTTLLKELLPAVIEPICNIINSSINLGHVPGPFKLAVIKPLIKKTNLDPNELGSYRPISNLPYLS